Part of the Clostridiisalibacter paucivorans DSM 22131 genome is shown below.
ACCCATTACTGTCTTGATACATGTTTTCTTGAAACCTTTATTTCTATATATCTTCTTATCTCTTTCTTTCATTAGCTCATCATCTAGTTGATTAAGTAGCTCTGTGATTATTTCACATGCCTGACGGCAAACAAATTCATAAATCCTTTTCTCTAAATCCTTGAAATTTATATCCATTTCCTTTAAACTTATCTTATACATGTAATCACCTAACTTTCTAGTTTTCTTCGCAGATACTATTATATTGGATGATGCATGTATATGAAAGATGCCTTAAGGCATCTTTTTTATTTTTTGTCCTTTTTGCCTACTAAAATTATACTCTAAGTAATAGTTTGATTATTTTCCACATTACATAAAAATACCTA
Proteins encoded:
- a CDS encoding UPF0236 family transposase-like protein, producing MYKISLKEMDINFKDLEKRIYEFVCRQACEIITELLNQLDDELMKERDKKIYRNKGFKKTCIKTVMG